The following are encoded together in the Kwoniella europaea PYCC6329 chromosome 1, complete sequence genome:
- a CDS encoding inosine-5'-monophosphate dehydrogenase, translating to MSSANGHASSSTNPNAPARSESLLKAADALSYLDEYPRGDGLSLNELMDSRKNGGLTYNDFLMLPGHINFPSNVVSLQSKVTKNIVLNTPFLSSPMDTVTEDRMAIALALHGGLGIIHHNCSAEDQAAMVRRVKKFENGFITDPICLKPDSTVGDVLDIKARYGFCGVPITETGKMNGKLVGIVTGRDVQFQDASVPVKSVMTTDLVTGSAGITLEQANNLLRDSKKGKLPIVDSNGNIVSLVARSDLLKNQNYPLASKVPESKQLFCGAAIGTRPGDKDRLKLLVEAGLDVVVLDSSQGNSVFQIEFIQWIKSTYPKLEIIAGNVVTREQAAQLIVAGADGLKIGMGSGSICITQEVMAVGRPQGTAVYAVSEFASRFGVPTIADGGIGNIGHIAKALSLGASAVMMGGLLAGTTESPGEYFYHEGKRVKVYRGMGSIEAMEHTQRGSVASKNAILSGSADNAATARYFSETDSVKVAQGVSGDVADKGSINKFVPYLYTGLQHSLQDAGVKSVTDLQKEARAGGVRFELRTASAQLEGGVHGLNSYTKRLFA from the exons ATGTCATCTGCCAACGGACacgcttcttcttctaccaacCCTAACGCTCCAGCTAGGTCGGAGAGCCTCCTCAAAGCAGCAGATGCTTTGTCATACCTTGATGAATACCCTCGAGGAGATGGTCTCTCTTTGAATGAGTTGATGGATTCAAGGAAGAATGGAGGTTTGACTTACAATGACTTCTTAATGTTGCCGGGACATATCAACTTCCCTTCGAATGTGGTATCTCTCCAATCCAA AGTAACCAAGAACATCGTCCTTAACActcctttcctctcttcccccATGGACACTGTCACTGAGGACCG AATGGCCattgctcttgctcttcacGGTGGTCTCGGTATCATCCACCACAACTGTAGCGCAGAAGACCAAGCCGCCATGGTCAGACGAGTCAAGAAATTCGAGAACGGTTTCATCACTGATCCTATCTGCTTGAAACCTGACAGCACCGTTGGAGA TGTATTGGACATCAAGGCTAGATATGGTTTCTGCGGTGTGCCTATCACAG AAACCGGAAAGATGAACGGTAAACTCGTTGGTATCGTTACCGGCCGAGATGTCCAATTCCAAGATGCCTCAGTACCCGTCAAATCCGTTATGACCACCGATCTTGTCACTGGATCAGCCGGTATCACCCTCGAACAGGCCAACAACCTCCTCCGAGACTCCAAGAAGGGTAAACTTCCCATCGTCGATTCCAACGGAAACATCGTCTCTCTCGTGGCTCGATCCGATTTGTTGAAGAACCAAAACTACCCCTTAGCATCCAAAGTTCCCGAATCCAAACAATTATTCTGTGGTGCTGCTATTGGTACTCGACCAGGAGACAAGGACCGATTGAAGTTACTCGTCGAAGCTGGATTAGACGTAGTTGTTTTGGACTCTTCTCAAGGAAACTCGGTTTTCCAAATTGAATTCATCCAATGGATCAAATCGACCTACCCTAAACTCGAAATTATTGCCGGTAATGTTGTCACCCGAGAACAAGCTGCTCAGTTGATCGTAGCTGGTGCGGACGGTTTGAAAATTGGTATGGGTTCAGGATCAATCTGTATCACTCAGGAAGTTATGGCTGTCGGTCGACCTCAAGGTACAGCCGTATATGCTGTTTCCGAATTCGCCTCGAGATTCGGTGTACCAACCATCGCTGATGGTGGTATTGGAAATATCGGACATATCGCCAAAGCTTTATCTCTAGGTGCTTCAgcggtgatgatgggaggtTTGTTGGCTGGTACTACCGAATCACCAGGAGAGTACTTCTACCATGAAGGTAAACGAGTTAAAGTTTACAGAGGAATGGGTTCGATCGAAGCTATGGAACATACCCAACGAGGATCGGTCGCTTCTAAGAATGCTATCTTAAGTGGATCAGCCGATAACGCAGCCACCGCTCGATACTTCTCTGAAACAGACTCCGTCAAAGTCGCTCAAGGTGTTTCTGGTGACGTCGCTGATAAAGGAAGTATCAACAAGTTCGTTCCATACTTGTACACTGGTTTACAGCACTCTTTACAAGATGCTGGTGTCAAATC AGTTACCGATCTACAAAAGGAAGCTAGAGCTGGTGGAGTCCGATTCGAGCTTCGAACTGCCTCTGCTCAATTGGAAGGTGGTGTTCATGGATTGAACTCTTACACCAAGAGATTGTTCGCTTAA
- a CDS encoding arginine N-methyltransferase 2 gives MSDVKMDEAHLPSDLLVLAHKLLIAAQGAPATEIQKLIDAGAPTWYQDDSLGWSALHYAAERREPQILEMLLKGGAIWNSVDKWGRTAGEICISLGDEEGWEIIRNEGIRSEMLHHALAGPSSPQSDSSTNMKLKVEDNTSAGDNVTFLKSKLTWDIGEDGKERVLDADGNGVMMGWEEPLMVEHVRLMTHDHPNAQPGAEGMTIMNVGFGLGIVDRLFQSTQFPSHPKPLNHTIIEAHPQVLQYIRDKGVDKLPGVRILEGRWQDFLLDPERLGEVLEGTPGGMGYDAIFVDTFAEGYEDLKAFFEVLPDILEPENGIFSFWNGLGATNATIYAVSLSLAELHLEDVGLDTTWHDVLIPESLREEVWKGVKRRYWELPGYKLPIAKMKLM, from the exons atgtcTGACGTAAAGATGGACGAAGCTCATCTCCCCTCTGACCTACTCGTCTTAGCCCACAAACTCCTCATCGCAGCTCAGGGCGCACCAGCAACTGAGATTCAGAAACTTATCGATGCTGGTGCTCCGACATGGTATCAGGATGATTCGCTAGGATGGTCAGCCCTGCACTATGCAGCGGAGAGAAGGGAACCTCAGATATTGGAGATGTTGCTCAAGGGAGGTGCGATCTGGAATTCGGTTGATAAATGGGGGAGGACAGCTGGTGAGATTTGTATTAGTttgggagatgaggaaggttgggAGATCATAAGGAATGAAGGGATTAGATCTG AAATGTTACATCACGCTTTGGCTggaccttcttcccctcaaTCAGACTCTTCGACCAACATGAAATTGAAAGTCGAAGATAACACTTCGGCAGGGGACAATGTGACTTTTCTGAAAAGTAAATTGACATGGgatataggtgaagatgggaaagaaagggTTTTGGATgctgatgggaatgg AGtaatgatgggatgggaagaacCTCTGA TGGTCGAACATGTCAGATTGATGACTCATGATCATCCGAATGCTCAGCCAGGTGCTGAGGGAATGACGATAATGAATGTAGGGTTCGGTTTAGGAATA GTCGACCGCTTATTCCAATCCACCCAAtttccctctcatccaaaACCGCTCAATCACACTATCATAGAAGCTCATCCTCAAGTATTACAATATATCAGAGATAAGGGAGTAGACAAGTTACCTGGTGTGAGGATACTCGAAGGTCGATGGCAGGATTTCTTATTGGATCCTGAGAGGTTAGGTGAGGTGTTGGAAGGTACGCCAGGTGGGATGGGATATGATGCGATTTTTGTGGACACCTTTGCTGAAGGCTACGAAG ATCTGAAAGCCTTCTTCGAGGTTTTACCTGACATACTGGAACCTGAAAATGGTATATTCTCATTCTGGAATGGACTTGGTGCGACAA ACGCGACAATATACGCCGTCTCCTTATCACTCGCCGAATTGCATTTGGAAGACGTAGGTCTAGATACCACATGGCATGACGTACTTATACCTGAAAGTCTGAGGGAGGAAGTTTGGAAAGGTGTGAAAAGGAGGTATTGGGAACTACCGGGGTACAAGTTGCCTATAGCTAAGATGAAGCTTATGTAG